CATTATGCTAGATAAGTTAAATAACTTTTCAGTTCACTGTTTAAATTAAGTTCTCTAATAGTCTGTTTTGTATAAGTATGATAATATCAAGAAAAAATTATTTACTTAGTTTTTTGAAACAATAAGCACATATCAATATTTAATATTTGAGAAATCTTAAGTATTTGTTCTAAATTAAAGTGTTTGCCTTTATAGCAAACTTCACCACTAGATACAACAGATACAGATTTATATCCCATTGCTAAAGACAAATCAAGTTGTGACATCTTTTTTTCTTTTCTATATTTAGCAACATTCTTTCCTATATATGTATATAATTCTTCAATTGTTGTTTCATGCATTTATACAACCTACTATTAGTGATTATTTTTTGTAAGTTTAACTTGTGTATAATATTTCAACAATCACTATACATACAATGTATTATAGTAGATTTTGAAGGAGTATACATGAACATAATGCAAATATATGGGCTAGCAAAACGAGCTTATAATATTAAGAAAGAAAATGATCAAAAAAAGTCTGAAAATAATTATGAAAATGAGTTTTTTTATATACTTTTTAAAAAGTTAGAAAATAAAAAAGTATATATAGACTCTAATATTTTTATGGCAGAGTCAAATGAAGCAATTGAAAGATTTTTTTATGACTTTAGAAAGTATGATGACATTCAAATTATAATGCCATCAGAGCAATATCAAGAAATATATAATAAAAAAAATAAAGAAGATTTAAAAGCAGCGAGAGATGCATTTAATCGTATTGAACAATTAGTAGATTTAAAAAAAATCAATATAATAAATTTAAAAGAGGATATGGTTACTAATGCATATGCAGATCCTATTTTTATAAAGATGATAATAGATGATTTAAAAGAGGGACATGAGGTTTGTTTTTTTACAGAAGATAAGGATTTAAAAATTAGGCTAAAAGTAAAAATTAAAGAAGAGTCCCTTAATGAAGATAACCTTTTAATACATAGTTTCAAAACTTTATATAATAATAAATATAGTATTGTCGATGAAGAAAGAAAAAAAGAGATAGAAAGAAAAAAAGAAAGAGAAAGAATTGATAAAATGCTTGACATAATTGAAAATGGAACTTTCAAAAGTCGTATGGCTCAAAAAGTGGCTGATTTTATAACTAGATAGTATCTTATACAAATGAAAACATTTTGAGACTGTTCAGAGTTTTGTGTCAGCAACCGATAGTTCCTAGAACTCAAGCACAGTTAAACTTATTTAACCTAATTTGTACCAAAAAGTACAGGTTGTTGAACTTTCTAAAATTAGACTCATATTGTAATAATTTCTCTATCATTTTCTGTAACTAGGTCACTTGTAATAACTATAAGTTAATGTTAAAAAGAATAATACCAAGTAAAAGAATTAAAACACCACCAAAGAGTTCTAAGATAAAAGCCTTTGATTCGAGAAAGTTATTAGCTTTTTTATTTAATAAAATTGATAATATACCTACTAAAGAAATAGTAAGTCCCATTCCTATACTCATACAAATTGCTGCTAAGATTCCAAGGGCAAACTTCTTTAATATGATACAAAATAGAACTATTGTCATAACTCCTGGACAAGGTACTATTCCTATACTAAAAGCAAGTGCATATTTACTTTTATTTTTATCAACTTTTTTTTCTTTTTGTTTTCTAGTGAGATATGAAGACACTATTATATAAACCCCAACAAGGACAATCATAGTTGCACTTATTTGCATTGTAATCTTTGAATAATAATTAAAATTTTGCCTAAACATTTTTTCTAAAATAAAATATATCCCAAAGGTCAAAGTAAGTGCTGATAAGGTATGAACAATTGAAATTAAATAACCTAAAGTAAAAGCTTCTTTGTAACTATTTTTATTTGTGGCAAAATAAAATGCAACTAAAGCTTTCCCGTGACCAGGTCCAGCTGCATGGATTAAGCCATATAAAAATGCAATACCCAAAACAAGGAATGAAGCACTTAAAAGATTTTCATCATTTATATTTTTAATTGTTGAAGATATAAAACTGTTTATTTTAAACTGATATTGTATTAATTGATTGATAAATTGATTATAGATTTCCATTTATTTTACTCCGAAGACCTTTTTTTTGATTTTTTTGATTTGGTTTTTTTTTGTACCGTTTATTCTTATATACTCTTTCTCAAGAACTAAGCCCATAAATAAATCTTTATCAAAGAATGAAATTTTTAAATCCTCTAAAGGGTACGCTTTATTAATATCAAAAGAGTAAATCATTCTCTGCTCTTTTATATAAGCTTTAAAATCTTTTGGGATTAAGTTGTTTTTGGTATGATTTAGTGACTTTATTTCCGTATAAAAGTTATACTCTTCTAGAGAAATAAAATAGTTTTTATAAATAAACTCATTTTCTTTTTTATCTATTTTCCCATCACCATTGCTATCTAATTCCATTATTAGCATAGAAGAAGTCATTTCGTCTAAAACCCACTTGATATTTAAATTTGAAACCTTATTCCCTTTTATATTTAAAGTTGGAAAAACTTCAATAAATGAGTGTGGGTGAGAGAATGACTTTGTTAAAAAAGATATTAGAAATATGATTATTAGATTTATTTTTTTCATCTCAAAATATTAAACTAAGAATAAATGTAACTACGTTACATTTATTCAGTTTATAGTTAATTGCTACTCTTCCAAAGTAGAAGTTCAAGATTGATATTTAAAACATAGTTCACTTTTGAGCCAATTGTGATTGGTTTTAATAAATTTACAATATCCTCATCACTTGGGCTTATTTCTTTTTTCGATATTTTTATACTCTCTTTTATTTTTAGAATAGCATCATCTAATTCAAGTAGTTCGCTATGGGTATTTTGTAAAGGGAATTTCTTATATTTTATATTTTTAGATTTAAGCCATCTCTTTTTATTCTCTAAGTCTTTAAAAACAAATTTCTCAATACCGTATTGATGAAATAGTAACTCTTCAAAATTTGAGCCTTTTTCTTCAACAAAGTCTAAAAAACAAACGCTACCATTTGAATATTCTAAAATCTTTTCAAAATCCACATCTTCACTAAAAGCTGCGGATAATGTAGCAAAAACTAAATCGAACTTTTCACCACTTTTAAAATCCCTCCATCCTGAACTATCTGCTTTTATTTTTTCTTTTACGTTATAATTCCAAGAATCTTCTTGTAAAATATCAAGCATTGCAGGTGAAATATCTAAAGCTAAAACACTTTTAACCTCTTTTGCTAATGGAATAGTATAAACACCTGTTCCGCAGCCAATATCTAATACACTTGTATTTTTGTTAATGACATTTTCATTTTTTAAAATCTCTATGATTTTTTGTTGAAATTGATCATTTTCTTTATTATATCTAGGAAAATCTGCTGCTGCTTTATCCCAAAATTCTTTTTTACTCATTTTCGTTCCTTTATTTTGATTCTTCAATTTTTTTATTTTTAGAAATTTTAATAATGTATAAACTATTTATAATTAGTGTTGCTAATATTATTAGACCACCCCAAATTGTATTCATAACAGGTATTTCATTTAAGAAAATAAATGCCCAAATTGGTGCAAGAATAGTCTCTAAAATTGTAAGAAGTGATATTTCGCTTGCAGGTAAAGTTTTTGTTCCAATAAGTACAAAGATTCTAGAAAATGGACTAACTAAAAGACCTGCTACTAAAAGTATATATAATGAAGTAGTATCAACTTCATAACTTTCAATAAAGAATAAAGACATCACAGTAATACAAACACCAGCAAAAGCAAGAACTGCAAATCTATTAACACCTGTGTGTTTAGACATTACTACAAAATTCAATGAAAAACTCATTGCACAAAGTAAAGCTAAGATATCCCCAAACAAATTTCCACCTGATAGTTGTTGAGAGAAGATGATTAGTAAACCTACAAAGATAAATATAGTGGCAATAAAAATATTTTTTTGTGGTTTTTCTTTATAAAAAAGATATGCAAAAAGTGTTGCAAAAAGTGGCGATGAACTGATAATTATAACTGCATTTGCAATAGTAGTATGCTTTACAGAATTAATAAAAAACATATTTGCAAAGCCCATTAAAAGTCCTGATATAAGAATAATCTTTAAATTGTCTTTATAAAGATTGAGTGTATTGTTAAATCCATCTTTTAATAAAACAGCATTTAATGATATAAACATCAATATACCAATATAAAAAGAGTATGTCACTCCGGAAATATTTGTCAATTTGATTAGTAGTGTTTCAACACTCATCAAGACGACACCAAGCATTGTAATTAATAGTGCAAATATATAACTATTATTTTTCATTTTAGACTCCTGTAATTTAATTTTTTAGTAAAACTATAATGGAAATTTAACATAAATAGATAAATATAAACTTAAATAGCTATTTACATAGCTAAATGCTATTATAGTTTATATAGCTATTTAAACAACTATTAAGATACATATTAATAGAATTTCAATGAAAGCAATTATCAATATTATTAAAAGGAGTAATTTGAAATATCTCTTAAGTTTATATGTGATTTTTTTAAATTTGCCATATTTAGTTGCTACTGAGAATAAAATGAATAATTCTTTGAATATAGAAGGGAATATAGCAGTTGTATCTCTTTATAATCAAGAAGAAAAAAAAGATATTGGATTTACACATGCGATTTCTGAATTTGCATTATCAAAAACTTATAAAAATTGGTTATTAGACTTTGGACTTATTAAGTATAGTAAAATTGATGAAGTTGATCAAACTAATTACCCAAGCTATACTAAACCAATAATCCATAGAGTTGCAATTGAGTATCAAAATGATTTTACCTCTTTACGGCTTGGACGGCAAAGGTTAAGTCATTATTGGATTGGAAGTTTTCATGAAGCAGCTGTATTAAAAGTTAAGCCTCATAAGCATTTAGATTTGTCATTGATTCATAGTCAAGGGTACGCCTGGATCAGGGGAAAGGTAGGGTTTAACTTCTCAGACTATAACAAAGAGGGCAAAGGTGTCAATGTTTTCGATATTAATTATACACATGACAATTTTACATTAAATCCTTATATATATTATGCGGATAAACTATATAGTTTTTATGGAATAAAGTCTCTATATAGAAATCATACTTTAGATGTTTTAGCACATTATGTAATAAGTGATGAAGAGAATAAAAATGATAGAGGTTCTGTATTTAATTTGGAACTCTCTTTAAGAGAGATGAACAAATTTGATTTTAGTTTAGGTTTTATACAGACAAATAAAAATATTGGATCAGGCTCAATTGGAAATATAGATGAGAATATTAATCCAGCAGAAGAAGCTAATGCAATTTATAAACCTAATGCAAAAAGTAAATATTTAAGTTTTAAATATAAAGGTTTTAAAAATCTAACTCTAGAAAGCAAATTTCTAAAAACTACATATATGCAAAATAGTTCTGAAGAAGAACTAGATTTTATTGCAGAATACAAATTGACTAATGGTGTTAATTTAGGTGCAACATTTGCCAAGGTTAATAGCAGTGAATTAAATAAAGATTATATAAGTACTATAATGTGGATAAGTTATAAAATCTAATAATTTAACACTCAATAAGTAAATACATATTTAAATAGTTATTTAAGCTTGTATTAAAGCCTACTTAGGTAAATTTCTACTAGATATTGATAATTGGTATTAATAATAAAAAGGAAAATTTATGAAAGAAAAAATAATAGCCTCTTTAACGATGTGTTCAAGCATTGCATTTTCACAAAACATTATGCTTGATACAATTACAGTAAATGAGATTTCAGATGGAACTACGCAAACTTTAAACTCTAGTGTTTTAATCAAAGAAAAAGGTCAAAGTAATAATATTGGAGATTTTATTTTTGATGATACAGAAGTTTCTTTAAATAGAAAGGCAAATTTTGGAGACAATGGAAGTGGTTTACTACTTAGGGGGCAAAGTGGGAATAGAATAGCTTTAAATATAGATGGAAACAATATTAACTCAATTGGAGGAATGGGTGCTCCATATATTGATTTTTCTGCTATTCCAATGGATAATATTGAAAGAATAGATATTATAAAAGGTGGAAGTAGTATTGAATATGGTCACATTTTAGGTGGAGTTATAAATGCCTATACTAAAAAACCAAAAGAAAAAGCTGATTTTTCTTTTTATGGAACAAGTGGTGGCTGGGATGGTGCAAATGACTTTTCAAATATCAGAACAAGTTTTTCAAAAAGATTTGGAGACTTTGGTATAAGTCTTGGTGCAAGTCATCAAGAAGCAGATGCTTATCTTTTAAACAATGACTATGAATCAGATAGCATCTCTGCAAGACTATACTATTTTGCCCCAAATGATGGCGAACTTAGCCTTGGGGTATTATACTCAGATACTACAAGAGGTTTAGTTAAAGACAATAGCACAGGAGCAAACTCAAAATATCCCACCTCTTTGGGTGAAACGTTTGTTGGTGGTGCACCTATGAATAGTGCTTTAAGTTTAATAGGTGATGGGGGCAGAGGCAAATAAAGAAAAAACACTTTTAGATATCGCTTACTCTCAGCCTATAGGTGAGGATGTTTTAGTTGAGTTAAGTGCTTACAAAAATAACGAGGACAGAACAGAAAAAAACTTTTCAGATACTTCAGGTAGCACTTACAATGCAGGGGATTTAGTTTTCCAAAGAGATGTTGGAGTTGATGATTCATATGGATTAAAATCTAAAGTTACTGCATTTATAGATAATCACGAGATCCTTTTTGGTGCTGAATATAAAAAGCTAAAAGGTGGAGAAAGTACAATTACCCATTTAAATACAGAATATAATAACACTCCACCCGCACCTTGGAGTATCAATGGTATTGTTGGTGTAAAATCTGATTTTTCGGAAACAGAACAAGAAGCGATTTTCCTAAGTGATAGATTTGAATATAGTGATAAACTGACTTTCCAATTAGGTGCTAGATATGATAAATATGAAGCAGTACATTTAGGTTTTAAAACAAAGGATAAAAAGCTTACACCAAAGCTTGGAGTTGAATATTTAGTATCCGAGGACAATATCCTAGGATTTTATGCATATCAAACATTTAGAGCACCAGGAACTCCAGAATTAAATCATCATTTAGATGCTGTAAACAGTGGAAGAGCTGAACTTCAAAATAATAATCTAAAAACAGAAAGTGCCAATGCAATCGATGTAGTATATAGACATAACTTCTCTTCAAGTAACTTTCTTAAAGCTTCTCTTTTCTTCTATGATGTAAAAGATTATATTACCTTTAAAGAAGTTCCAAAGGAAGGGTATTATGCTTACAATTTAGATAAGGCAAAATTCTTTGGTCTTACACTAAATGGACAATATAAAGTAAATGATACATTTCTAATCAAAGCTGGAGCAACTTATCAGAAAACCAAAAAAGAAGGAGATGTTTTAGATCTAAATGAAATCTCTAATAAAATAGATTATGTTCCAAATTTAAAAGTGAACCTATCTCTTGATTATGATATTACTCCAAAAATAGGAAGTAGTTTTGCTATAAACTATACAGGAACAAGATATTATGAAAAAGATTCAACAGCAGTTGAAAAGTTAGATGATTTTGTGACAGCTGATTTATCACTAAATTACAAAATATTAAAAAATAGTGTAGTAGAAATCTATGGCCAAAATATTTTTGACAAAGATTATGATACAAGATATGGCGTTCCTTCTACTGGTGCTATTATAGGAGCTAGTTTTAAATACCAATTCTAATAATACTTAACATAAATTTAACAATTATATGTTTAAATAGCTATTCAAATATTAATAAAGGAAAATAATGAGTATAAAAAAAGCTTTAATCTATCTTTTTGCTTTTTTACCCTTACTTCTTTTCTCTCAAGAAAAAAGTATTGTGATTAAAGACACTTTAGATAGAAAGGTAACTATAAATGGAGAGGTTCAAAGAGTTATTGCACTTGGAACAAGTCTAAGTTTTATAACATATTTAAACGCAATGGATAAAGTAATTGCTGTTGAATCAATTGAACAAATGGATTTTGACAAAAGAACATATACCTATGTTAATAAAAACATATTAAAAAGACTCCCCGTTGTGGCTCAAGGTGGAAGTGTTTTGCAATTAAATTATGAAACGATTCTAAATCTAAAACCTGATGTGATATTTTTGATTAGTCAAAACAAAAAAGAGGCAGATGAAATCTCTAATAAGTTAAATGTCCCTGTCGTTGTTTTAGACTATGGGAAAGATGGTGTCAACTTTAACACTACAAACAAATCGTTATCTATAGCAGGTAAGGTTTTAAAAAAAGAGCAAAGAGCTAAAGAACTTATTGATTATATAAATAAGTTAAGAACTAGTTTAAAAAAACCTTCTTTAAAAAAACAGTCTTATATTGGTGCACTTGCTTATAAAGGATTGCAAGGAATTGATAGTACACAAGCTGATTTCATGCCATTTGAATTAGCAAATGTTACTAATGCAGTATCAAAAATAAAAAAGAAAGGTCATCTATTTATAAATGATGAATTCTTACTAATGTCAAACCCTTCCAATATGTTTATAGATAGTGCTTGTTTTACAATTGTTCAAGAAAAATTTAAAAAGAAACCAGCATATTATAATAGATTAAAAGCTTTTAATAAAAGCCAAGTTTATTTATTACTTGCAAATAACTACTATTATACAAACTTTGATCAAATGCTTGCAAACAGCTTTTTTATAGCAAAAACACTCTATCCTAAGGAATATAAAAACTTAAATCCAATAAAAAAAGCAAATGAAATATTTGAGATGTTTGTTGGAAAACCATTATATAGCACGATAAAAAATGGTTTACATGGCTTTAATAAAGTAATTATCAAAAATAATCAGTTAGAACTAAAAGAAATTAGAGTGGAAGATTATAAATGATTAGGTTAGCTACATTTTTACTAATTCTTTTTATCTCAACAACACTACTTGCAGATGAAAAAAGTATTGTTGTAAAAGATGTTTTAGATAGAAGTGTGAAAATTGATGGAAAAATTTCAAGAGTTATTGCACTTGGTAATAGTCTAAGTTTTGTGTCATATTTAAATGCAATGGATAAAGTAATTGCAGTTGAAGCAAATGAGAAAATAGATACTCAAAAAAGAACGTATACGTATGTTAATAAAGAAGTAATTCAAAACTTGCCCGTAGTTGGAGCAGGAGACAATACTAAACAATTAAACTATGAGGCAATTATTAAACTAAACCCTGATGTTATATTTACTCTTAGGCATAATAAAAATGAAATAAAAGAGTTAACATCAAAAGTAAAAATACCTGTAATTGCAGTCTCTTCAGGAAATGAAATTTTAGATTTAAACTTAGTTAAGAAATCTCTTCAAATAATGGGTGATGTTTTAAACACAGAAAAAAGATCAGAAGAGCTAATCAGTTATATTAAAAGTTTAGAGGAAAGCTTTAAAAAAATAGAAAAAAGAAAAGAAGCATATATTTGTGGTCTTCCCTTTAAAGATTTAAGAGGATTGAATAGTACAAAAGGAGACTACTTTGCTTTTAATATTGCAAATGTAAACAATAGCATTGCAAAATTTCATCAAAAAGGAAATATACTATTAAATGGTGAGTTTTTAATTGACCATAATCCACCAATTATATTTGTTGACGCTCTTGGTTTAGAAAAAATTAAAAACGAGTTTAGAAAAAATAAAAAGTATTTTAAAAAGTTACAAGCCTTTGAAAATGCTCAGACCTTTTCATTATTAGCAAGTAACTACTATTTTTATAATAATGTAGACCAGATGTTAGCAAATAGTTTTTTTGTTGCAAAAACGTTATATCCAGATGCCTATAAAGAGATAAATCCTATTGAAAAAGCTAACGAAATCTTCGAAATGTTTGTTAATAAACCTATGTATAAACTCCTAGCAAAAGAATTATCAGGATTTAAAAAACTTACAATAGATAGTAATAACTTAGTTTTAGAGGAGATTTAAATGTTTAAATTTTGGTTTCTTCTTATTTTTTTATTCTTTTTAGTATTAGTTTTTTCTTTGAAAGTAGGATATACAGATATTGGGTTTTTAGAACTTTTTAATACTCTAAGTAAGCCTAATGTAGAATCAAATTTTTCACATATTATTTATGAACTTAGACTTCCTAGAATGATCGCTGCCTTTGTTGTGGGGATTTCATTATCTCTATCAGGAGTAATTTTACAAAGTATTTTAAAAAACCCCTTAGCCTCTCCTTTTACATTAGGTCTATCTCAAGGAGCAGCATTTGGTGCTTCTTTTAGTATTATTATTCTATCTTCAACAACTATCACAATTACATATTTAGGAGAACTTAACTTAATAGTAATTGGAGCTTTTTTTGGCTCAATACTTGCAGCAAGTATTATTATTGGTTTATCATTTATAAAGGAGATTACTCCTGAATCATTAATCTTATCAGGGGTTGCTTTAGCTTCACTATTTGGGGCATTAACAATGCTTTTACAATATTTTGCAAACGACAATGAACTAGCATCAGCTGTATTTTGGACGTTTGGGGATTTAAGTAAGGGAACTTATACTGAAATTATAATCTTAGCTATTGTGATTTTAATTTCCTTAATTTTTGTTATGTATAAAGCATGGGA
The Arcobacter sp. F155 genome window above contains:
- a CDS encoding class I SAM-dependent methyltransferase, encoding MSKKEFWDKAAADFPRYNKENDQFQQKIIEILKNENVINKNTSVLDIGCGTGVYTIPLAKEVKSVLALDISPAMLDILQEDSWNYNVKEKIKADSSGWRDFKSGEKFDLVFATLSAAFSEDVDFEKILEYSNGSVCFLDFVEEKGSNFEELLFHQYGIEKFVFKDLENKKRWLKSKNIKYKKFPLQNTHSELLELDDAILKIKESIKISKKEISPSDEDIVNLLKPITIGSKVNYVLNINLELLLWKSSN
- a CDS encoding XRE family transcriptional regulator; its protein translation is MHETTIEELYTYIGKNVAKYRKEKKMSQLDLSLAMGYKSVSVVSSGEVCYKGKHFNLEQILKISQILNIDMCLLFQKTK
- a CDS encoding nickel/cobalt transporter, giving the protein MEIYNQFINQLIQYQFKINSFISSTIKNINDENLLSASFLVLGIAFLYGLIHAAGPGHGKALVAFYFATNKNSYKEAFTLGYLISIVHTLSALTLTFGIYFILEKMFRQNFNYYSKITMQISATMIVLVGVYIIVSSYLTRKQKEKKVDKNKSKYALAFSIGIVPCPGVMTIVLFCIILKKFALGILAAICMSIGMGLTISLVGILSILLNKKANNFLESKAFILELFGGVLILLLGIILFNINL
- a CDS encoding DMT family transporter, which translates into the protein MKNNSYIFALLITMLGVVLMSVETLLIKLTNISGVTYSFYIGILMFISLNAVLLKDGFNNTLNLYKDNLKIILISGLLMGFANMFFINSVKHTTIANAVIIISSSPLFATLFAYLFYKEKPQKNIFIATIFIFVGLLIIFSQQLSGGNLFGDILALLCAMSFSLNFVVMSKHTGVNRFAVLAFAGVCITVMSLFFIESYEVDTTSLYILLVAGLLVSPFSRIFVLIGTKTLPASEISLLTILETILAPIWAFIFLNEIPVMNTIWGGLIILATLIINSLYIIKISKNKKIEESK
- a CDS encoding TonB-dependent receptor → MGAEANKEKTLLDIAYSQPIGEDVLVELSAYKNNEDRTEKNFSDTSGSTYNAGDLVFQRDVGVDDSYGLKSKVTAFIDNHEILFGAEYKKLKGGESTITHLNTEYNNTPPAPWSINGIVGVKSDFSETEQEAIFLSDRFEYSDKLTFQLGARYDKYEAVHLGFKTKDKKLTPKLGVEYLVSEDNILGFYAYQTFRAPGTPELNHHLDAVNSGRAELQNNNLKTESANAIDVVYRHNFSSSNFLKASLFFYDVKDYITFKEVPKEGYYAYNLDKAKFFGLTLNGQYKVNDTFLIKAGATYQKTKKEGDVLDLNEISNKIDYVPNLKVNLSLDYDITPKIGSSFAINYTGTRYYEKDSTAVEKLDDFVTADLSLNYKILKNSVVEIYGQNIFDKDYDTRYGVPSTGAIIGASFKYQF
- a CDS encoding iron ABC transporter permease gives rise to the protein MFKFWFLLIFLFFLVLVFSLKVGYTDIGFLELFNTLSKPNVESNFSHIIYELRLPRMIAAFVVGISLSLSGVILQSILKNPLASPFTLGLSQGAAFGASFSIIILSSTTITITYLGELNLIVIGAFFGSILAASIIIGLSFIKEITPESLILSGVALASLFGALTMLLQYFANDNELASAVFWTFGDLSKGTYTEIIILAIVILISLIFVMYKAWDFNAIIWDENYSKSLGIKTWTLRVYAIFIASLLTSVATAFYGVIGFVGLVAPHVIKIIYPHAKHHFLFLSSSFLGGVFLMCSDLLARQILSPINLPVGILTAFVGVPLFLYIIIRKSLNDRTR
- a CDS encoding DUF1007 family protein; protein product: MKKINLIIIFLISFLTKSFSHPHSFIEVFPTLNIKGNKVSNLNIKWVLDEMTSSMLIMELDSNGDGKIDKKENEFIYKNYFISLEEYNFYTEIKSLNHTKNNLIPKDFKAYIKEQRMIYSFDINKAYPLEDLKISFFDKDLFMGLVLEKEYIRINGTKKNQIKKIKKKVFGVK
- a CDS encoding ABC transporter substrate-binding protein gives rise to the protein MSIKKALIYLFAFLPLLLFSQEKSIVIKDTLDRKVTINGEVQRVIALGTSLSFITYLNAMDKVIAVESIEQMDFDKRTYTYVNKNILKRLPVVAQGGSVLQLNYETILNLKPDVIFLISQNKKEADEISNKLNVPVVVLDYGKDGVNFNTTNKSLSIAGKVLKKEQRAKELIDYINKLRTSLKKPSLKKQSYIGALAYKGLQGIDSTQADFMPFELANVTNAVSKIKKKGHLFINDEFLLMSNPSNMFIDSACFTIVQEKFKKKPAYYNRLKAFNKSQVYLLLANNYYYTNFDQMLANSFFIAKTLYPKEYKNLNPIKKANEIFEMFVGKPLYSTIKNGLHGFNKVIIKNNQLELKEIRVEDYK
- a CDS encoding ABC transporter substrate-binding protein yields the protein MIRLATFLLILFISTTLLADEKSIVVKDVLDRSVKIDGKISRVIALGNSLSFVSYLNAMDKVIAVEANEKIDTQKRTYTYVNKEVIQNLPVVGAGDNTKQLNYEAIIKLNPDVIFTLRHNKNEIKELTSKVKIPVIAVSSGNEILDLNLVKKSLQIMGDVLNTEKRSEELISYIKSLEESFKKIEKRKEAYICGLPFKDLRGLNSTKGDYFAFNIANVNNSIAKFHQKGNILLNGEFLIDHNPPIIFVDALGLEKIKNEFRKNKKYFKKLQAFENAQTFSLLASNYYFYNNVDQMLANSFFVAKTLYPDAYKEINPIEKANEIFEMFVNKPMYKLLAKELSGFKKLTIDSNNLVLEEI
- a CDS encoding Opr family porin, which translates into the protein MKYLLSLYVIFLNLPYLVATENKMNNSLNIEGNIAVVSLYNQEEKKDIGFTHAISEFALSKTYKNWLLDFGLIKYSKIDEVDQTNYPSYTKPIIHRVAIEYQNDFTSLRLGRQRLSHYWIGSFHEAAVLKVKPHKHLDLSLIHSQGYAWIRGKVGFNFSDYNKEGKGVNVFDINYTHDNFTLNPYIYYADKLYSFYGIKSLYRNHTLDVLAHYVISDEENKNDRGSVFNLELSLREMNKFDFSLGFIQTNKNIGSGSIGNIDENINPAEEANAIYKPNAKSKYLSFKYKGFKNLTLESKFLKTTYMQNSSEEELDFIAEYKLTNGVNLGATFAKVNSSELNKDYISTIMWISYKI
- a CDS encoding TonB-dependent siderophore receptor; amino-acid sequence: MKEKIIASLTMCSSIAFSQNIMLDTITVNEISDGTTQTLNSSVLIKEKGQSNNIGDFIFDDTEVSLNRKANFGDNGSGLLLRGQSGNRIALNIDGNNINSIGGMGAPYIDFSAIPMDNIERIDIIKGGSSIEYGHILGGVINAYTKKPKEKADFSFYGTSGGWDGANDFSNIRTSFSKRFGDFGISLGASHQEADAYLLNNDYESDSISARLYYFAPNDGELSLGVLYSDTTRGLVKDNSTGANSKYPTSLGETFVGGAPMNSALSLIGDGGRGK